GGCTCTGTTGTGAGCACTCAGGGCTTTGAGCTCTGCTTGTCTCTTCTGCAGCTCTGCCAGGACCTCGTCCTCAGAGTCTCCTCCTGGTCCAGGTCGCTCCTCGGAGTCCAGCAGCCCCTGAGCCACCAGCTCCTCTTTGATCCGAGCCTCCAGAGAGCGTGTGTGAGGAACACTGAAGGGGATAACAAGGTCAAAGATATGACATAATATAGCACAGAGTGAAGGTGAAAAGTTCTGGATGGAAACTTGACACCtacaataaactttattgtgaCAACCCATCTCGGAGCACTGTTAAGGACACACAAAACTAGAATGGATTTTAAAAGCATTTCATCCCTCCAAATGTGGAGAATATACATTTGCATGCTTGCCTGCATGTACATAATTAATTCcacatgcgtgcacacacatgcacctaAGTACACAGTACGTACGGGTAAGTGTACAGCAAGCGGGTTATTGTTGCAAAACTAACCCCAACAGGATGATGCAGGGATTTATTTCACAATAACGACTTGCTTGTTGCACATTTTCCCGCTCATTACAAGGCCTCTTACGTTTTCAGCACACCTCTGTTCAGTGTTACAGCTGCAGACCTGGGTGTTGTGAATGACCTTAATTACCCTATGTCAGATACCGGAgttggtgtgtgagtgtaacTTGTGAGTGAACATGGTTGCCAACGTGCCGAGTGACCTAATGTGGAAAAATGTTATAAATACCTAAAAGCTTTTCCTTGGCTTCGAGGAGAAGTCCCAGCGCCATCGTTAGCATCCTTTCCCGAAATGTCCGGTATAGGAGAATCCTCCATGGGGGATATAATGTTCTCCTGGAAGAGAACAGGAAAAATGTACAAGCATGTTTCAGTGTTGCCACagaatttaaagggacagatcACCCCAAATcacaaatacagatttttttctcttgactgtggtgctgtttatcaagctagattgttttggtatgagctgctgagtgttggagatatcagctataAGGCAAGGCACATTTATTTCTACAGTAATTCAAAATGCTTTACATAAAAGTCTTGAACACTGAACATGGGTGACAGAATTGAGGTCCCTTTTttgactttaaagggacagttcacccccaaaatcgtatatttcctcttacctgaaGTGCTATCTATCAATCtggattgttttagtgtgagttgcagagtgttggagatattggccgtagagacATCTGCCTTCTCCTGAATATGAtagaactagatgacactcggcttgtggtgctcaaaggactaaaaaacacatttgaaaaactcaacagcaatgtctctttacagaaatcatgcaCTGATTATTtaagataattcacagaccttgttgtgaattATCTTGAGAGCAGTTGTATTGAACTACATCTgtcaaccatatcactgcgcaAAAGGAAGCAtgtatctactgctagctcacctagtagatgttacagctcagccgaagtggatgccattaatgtttacatctcacgctgtcatgAGCATCTCATCCGAGAATAgttgcatgcttccttctgtgtagtGATACAtgtaagaaaatagttcctatatagACTaaacacaacaaggtctgtggattatcttggtttattgggtcatgatttctggagagacaCATCGCTGTAAAGTCTTtcaactgtatttttttctgtgctttACGCAGTACAAGCCAAAGCCATCTAATCCCATTGTattggagaaaaggcagacatctctacagctgatatctcaaaCAGttgacaactcacaccaaaacaatcttgatTGATAAGTAGCACAGCAGGTAAAAGGAAAAGTGTGTATTTtcgatttgggggtgaactgtccctttaaacatgAGTATTTCAAATGCCACATCTCACTCATCAGCcattcatattttgttttaaaagcctAATGCATTATTGGAAAACCTAGCAGTGTACATGCTTGATCACAACATACTGACCTCTACAAGGGCCTGGAGCAGACGCTGTGTGAGAGGGCCAAAGGGACATCCATCTTCTGGAGATTCATGTTGGGATTCTGACTTCTTCAGCAGGGAGTCGACATCTACAGCAGTTAAACATTAAGATGAGTACTGCGTTTGATACATGTCAAAACTTAACGTCCAGGCTGCAGTCTTTACTCACCTTTTGCATCCAGCTCAGACAGCGGCCCTCCCATGAGACTCTTCTTCTTGTCGTTGGCTCGTGCtccttctctctgctcctccagcAGATCTTCCTGAGCCCACCGCTGAGAGTAGTGTTTCCCCAGAGCTGGAATCTACAATCAACCCAGACAGCACCAAAGCTCAACACATGTCTACATTTTACTTAACGCAATAAAAATACCCTGGATTTTAGCCACGTCTTAAGTGAATTTAAGTAGAATATAACAACAGATACATGGCTTTGAGTGTCATACTTTGTAATACTCAGCCTCATCCTCCGGGGGTTTCAGAAGCTCCTCTAACAACCGTGTTTCTTCATTTGTGATATCAGCACAATATGGCTCGACTGATGCCCAaaatctgaaattaaaaaaaacattcaaatacacTGATATCTTGCCAGAACAAAACAGGTCTGACTAGGCAAAGCATGTACAGGGCTGAGAGGTATTACAAAGAGCTGCTGTTGCTGACCTGTTGGGTGCATCGTTTTTAGGAGTGCGGGGAATGTCTTGTGGATCATCAGTGAACTCATACTCCTGGACTTTAGGCTGCAGATTTTTGGATTTGGGTCTGCCAGGACCTGGACCAGGTGCGTGACCGCCTTTGCCATCCAACTTCTGCTTCTTTGGTTTGTGGCGAGAAGAGGCAGCAGGGTCCGGGTCTTTTCCCAGCTTCAGAAAGCGCTTGTCTCCCTTCTTGTCCTGCCAGTCTGTGAGGATCTGATGGGGAGCACAGAGGGGAGTTAGAAACAGCAAACAACCAGAGAGGCAGTGTGAACAGTGGCATATTAGATTCACAGTCACAGAAGACTTGGAATAAGAGTTTTCCCCTACCTGTCTCTGCTCCTCCAGGGCTCGGAGACGGCGGCTGGCTGAGGACAGGAGTGTCTCCAGCTCCAGCTGCAGGGTGTCAAGCTCCTCAATGCCGATGCCATCGTCCTCTGAGCGGCCGAGCACAGCAGTGTAGCGGGGACAAACCTTGACATGCTCGACGGGCTTGAAGTCGTAGTATTTGAGTGGGGGGCAGTCCTTCAGCTCACTCATGATGCTGTGTGGCCTGGCACTGTCTGAATTAACTGACACAAGAAGATGGACAGGGAGGTTAAACTAAACAGATGAGACAAAGATGTCAAGCTGTGATTCTGTTTGTATGTGTCTCTCCATCACAAGGatgcattaaacacacactcacgcacgcACCCAAATACATGTACACGCAGGTTTGCTTCATAGAAAGCGAGCTCCCGGGCCCACATCGCTATATTACTCCTAAATTTAAAATGGCCACCATTATTTCAAAATTGTGCAcataaatattttatgttttaaaattacAAGACTTAAGTAGTGCTAATCAAAAGCATTGATGTATATCTTTGAATGTTTAGGAGCAAAAATATTTACCGTCAGTGAATGGCGTCCATGATGGAAAAAACCATTGTAGGTAACGAGGGGTGTTATTGTTTTACATTCAACTGAAAATATAGCCTGTTTCCGAAAAAAAGAACACTTAAAGAGGGGCGTTAAATTCATCCCACATTACAGTAAACGCTACAGTACTTTTTTAATGCTATTATTAATCGAAACAAAATTAAAGCACGGTAAATATGTTGGCTTAATGCTACAATGGTATCATCGGAACAAACCATGTTGTGTCATGGTGCACAAAAAATAGATGACCGCTAAAACCTTCATTCAATAATTTAACAAAGTCAGATTTAGGTTATGTAGTTcttatttaaacacattttattcaaGAATAGGCTACAAAAGGTCAAAATGACTCCTAAACCGACGGTTGATGAGTGACATGTCTCCCGTTCACAGACCGGAATAGACGCATCGAAGGGTATGCTCGATTTCTACAAACGTACTCCACCTGGGCGGAGTGATATGCGCAAGCAGCCGCGTTTCTTATGTGTGGACAGATCCGCCTCTTTAAACGGAGAGCTAGATGAAAACTAGCGCACCCTCTCTGAACTAGACGATGTAGGATTTACGGAAGAGGAGTCCCAGGCGTGGCTGAGGAACTTCCGTCTTTTACAGCACAAAAATGGTAAGTCTCTTGCACTAAATGTAGcgttatttatcattatttagCCGTTTATCCCCGCTAACTGTGGCTACATTTGGGGCGAGATGAGCTAGCTAGCTTCGTGTCTCTCACAGACGAGGTTTCAGGTGAGCTACAGTGAAATGAGAGGACAGGCATCCTTGGTACGGTTTGCAGAAACTGAAGTGATCGAGCTGAGCTGTCTTTTTCCTCTCGGCCCCTTTTTCTCATCGTTACTATGAGTGCTAGCCCTCCTGTAGCGCTGTCAGGAGACAGTGGGAAAGTTATGTACATGTTAGGCAAAGGCAGAGTGTTGTGGATGGACGTTAATAATTTGgatgagctgtaacgttagtgTCGGTCATCTATCCATTAATGTAAATGCAAACAGAATTGATTCATGTTTCCAGGACCTTGCATCAGGTTGATACTCATTACCATCATGTGTTTCTTTCTTAAATGGCTGTTAGTTGTTGTAAAGGTGCGAAACGGTAAGAGGTTTatatctgagcagcagcaattGAATTCCTGCACACAGCTCATTTTGGTTCCTGATCAGACCTGACCTCACAGCCTGACCCTGCTGGTTGAGTCACCACTCGCCAGACTGGGAGGTTCAGTTTGCCCATGTACACTGATCTAAGGTATTATCCAGCTTGGTCTTCTCTGCAGGGACATTGGTCTAATGTAATTTCTCCTCCAGACAGCGACTCTGCGCCCCTACTTAAACGCTGTGAGGGCCACACTGCAGGCGGCCCTCTGTCTGGAGAACTTCTCCTCTCAGGTGGTGGAGCGTCACAACAAGCCAGAGGTGGAGGTCAGGTATGTGTAATGCCATGTCTCTGGAGTGAGCAGGCTCACTGGTTGTCCCCCCTACTTTGCAGTTTCCCCTCTTTTTCTCCTGCCCTTAAGCTAAGCTGTTTGCAGATCATCCTCAGCTGCCACGCAAGTGCAGGCTTGTGCAAACTTGCATAAGAAAATCTAGGAGGGAAAAAATTACACAAGTTTGGGCAAGACTGTAAAATTGGCCAGTGGGGATTTGCTGCAGCCTGTTTGCAGGTGTCTCCCTAATACAATGAGGAGATTAAGAGTTTTCCAACAAGTCACTCTAACTTGTAAGGGTTCCTGTAGGGTCTTTAGCACAGTGACTGACaggcctgtttttatttgtaacgGCTGGATTGTGCTGTGGTTACAGGAGCAGTAAGGAGCTGCTACTTCAGCCCGTGGTGATCAGCCGTAATGACAAGGAGAAGGTTCTTATTGAGGGATCCATCAACTCTGTCAGAGTCAGCATTGCTGTCAAACAGGTgattaaaaacagcaggattttgaCTGCTTTTGATTATGAGCTATTCACatttgctcattttcattccCAGTCTAAtatgcattaaaaataaataaaatcttccCTGCAGGCTGATGAGATTGAGAAGATCCTTTGCCACAAGTTCATGCGCTTCATGATGATGAGAGCAGAGAACTTCTTCATTCTGAGGAGGAAACCAGTAGAGGTAAGATAAGATAGATGTACAAGTAATCTGGGTTTTTTATAATAGAGTGACAAAAGAGGAATCAACATTTAAATGGTGTCATAGGGCTCTTTATGCACAGATGTTGTAGAAACTatacacaaacataaaatacCTCAATATTCACAGTGTGATCTCTTTTGTCGAATTTCTAATGTGTTGACCAGCCTCACTTACTCACGTCTTTCATTGTGGTTTCAGGGATATGATATTAGCTTCTTGATTACCAACTTCCACACGGAGCAGATGTACAAACACAAGCTGGTGGACTTTGTCATCCATTTCATGGAGGAGATCGACAAGGAGATTAGCGAGATGAAACTGTCCGTCAACGCTAGGGCCCGTATCGTTGCTGAGGAATTCCTCAAGAACGTAAGAAACTTGTTCACTGGTTTTATGGCTTCAGTTctgatgttttttggggggggttttCTGCACAAAAAGGTCAGATGCAATTCtcttttctgtaaaaaaaaaaaaaaaaaaaacaaaaacagaaatgctgACATGTAAAATAATGCGACGTATTCTCTCCACAGTTCTGATAGCAGTGTTGGTTCCACACAAGCCAGAAAAACACTCCAAGGGCCAATCAGCACTCAAGTGGAGtaaacagccaatcagcgaggagatgagatgagaggaacaTGACCAATCTGGCGATGACACCCTTTGTGCCCATCTCGAGTACTTCCCTGTACTCATGAATATcaatgactgtatataatgaaatatttaccAGTTTCATTTTCAGCCACTTAGAACAAATCCCCAAACAAAGGCGGGTCCTTAAAGTATTAATCAAGTTGATAGCCATGAGTACAGGGGCGTCGAGATGGCGTCGTTGCAAATGGCCaggtttttgtattttgtgtatGTGAGTCTGTGTATTCTGTCACTGTTGTTTCAAATTTGTCTCTAAAATTTCTCACCCATGTTTGCAGAGAGCAGTCTGTGTGGGGTTTAATCATAGACGTGGAGCAAGAGCTGTCTGTAAAGAAGCCGCCAAAAGACGtgtatgaaaataatgaaaaagaataaaactCAGTTGTTTATAACTTTGGTGTTCCTTTTTAAATACTGTCAGTCATTCACGGTCAGcgtttgtgctgctgctgtgcccATAAACAGATTTATTCTGCTTCAGAGGAAGTTGATTTTAGTCAGCACTCTGACCACATCTCACCTTATACAGTTACTGTGTTGTTTCAGCcgtgaggaagaggaagtgaTGCTTCATGCTGCAGACTCACCATTTTAGTTGTGCAGTATTTGTTCACTTATGCACATGTAAGTGTAACTGAACCCCCAGGTCTGAGCATAACTCCGCCCCCACTGCATAattctgaaaaatgttgaaaagtgGGCCAGAGGCTGAGAGGTGAGAGAGGACGGTGAGGTCGATGTGGATGTGTGAGGCAGGAGTTGTCTAGTTTCAGTTTTGAGCAGTTTGTCACCAGTGCAGCTGTCAGAATTTCATGACGTAGGTAAGTCGACTCTGtctgcatttccattacaagtTTCAGAGCTGATTTAAAACAGTAGAGGGAGTGCTGAGCCATTTTCAACCCTTGAAATTCTGATTTTTATAAATTTGGCAAGAAATATAATACCAGCATTAATGTGTTTCATCACAGTACAGTCGCATCATTTAGTTACAGCTCAATAAAACAAGTTTAAAGGAGAgctacacccattttcaaaattcatacatgttattcctgttgtctaagacagtccaaacacattaataaacatgaGCATtactctcccaaatccaaaaactagagtgctaaaattcaaatttgtgatgtcatcaagtatgaAGTCTGGAAGCTGCTCCATTGATGATGAATGAGGAAAGATGTTTTCTgcatcagtggttcccagctggtgggtcttgggtccattctgaatggaccccaAGTGACTTGCACACATATCAACTTtgcaaaacacactttattttcaagtaCAGTGAAATTCTAGCACAgcgcttttatttttaagtgctgtttcctgctgtagagtgagtgaataatgaACAGCTTCTTAACAGACACATCAAACTGAttcgatgacatggccaaacgcaagtatgacgctgagtgttctgagtatatgggtacatttgctgttttagatctgagaacactacaatagaatgaAGCTCATTTGACtataaaaaggaaacaaacattttgtgggTCCACATAATGTGGCTCACATTAAcggtctatggagcagctctggACTTAATTGCATCActagtttgagacttacttctctggtttccagCTTTCAGAGAGAGGAGCTCAAGTTTACAACAAAATTATTGAACTTTGGAAACAacattggaattcttaatttaggcgGTCTTCTTTAAGTGTACAATACCCTCGCTCATCACCGGCCATCTCTGACCTCTCGTAGGCTCAGTCACttatatttgttcatttataaagccatacTGGGTAAACTCCCCTTGTGCATTTGCACTTTGATTTGAACAGATCTGACTCCAGCTGTAGTCTGAGATTACAAGCCTTAGTTTTGTCGTTGCACACAGACTGAGCTGGGGAAAAGAAAGCTTTTATGTGCTTTGCTCCTCTCACCTGGAATGATCTTCAAAAAGATCTGAAACTACATGATTGGTCTCTGCCTGATTTCAAAGCTCTCATAAGTACAAGGATGAATGACTCAGTTGGTTCTCGTCATTGTGCATAGGTGttctaatatttctacatgctaccgtatatctatatatgttttttattgtgtggctgtttggctgtaactttttgtgtgctgcttggccaggtctctcttggaAAAGAGATTGTTGATCTTAATGGGACTTACTTGGGTAAATACGGGTTAAATTAAATACCgtagatgaataaataaataatacctctTTAACTAAAGGTTTCAGAGAGAAGGAAGCgacattttgaaaatatgagtaaatacttttaaaatttgATTTTCTCAGGAGTGTTTGTTGGACATACAATGCCTCCTGATAGTTACACACACCCTACTGCTACACAAGGCCTGAACTGCTGGAGGTGCTCGACTGCACTCAAGTGACAATGTTTGAAGAAGAGTTATGTAACTCAACCACTCAGGGTCAGAGGAGGAACTTTAAGGCATACTTTTATGAAAACTGCAAGAAATAGACAGTTAATAGATGAGGTTCCAGTGGGTCTTTGAAATCCTTTAAAGTTTGTGAATTTAGGGATAAAACTCAAGgcctttaaagttttaaaaaaatagacaaacagACATGGGCCATTGAAAGTGCtttaatttgcatattttgtGCAGGAATATAAATTCTGTGTCTCTATTGCTCAGCTTACACTGTGTATTGTTTTGCTGTGCTGTTAGAGAAGGCAAGAGATCACATAGTCTTTTGAATTTGAGGGAAATGGGCCTGGAAAGTCATTGAATGTAATGTTTAAGAAGATGTGGGAACccgaaataaatcaaataaccTCCTGGACTCTCCCTGCTCCTGATCATATATTTACATTGTGCCACTTCATCTATTTGATTCTGATTATGcagcctccacctcctcatGCTCCACCAGTTCCTCATGTCAGGAACCCATGTGACAGAGAGTCAAATGTTGCCCATCGAGCCCTCTATCAGCTGATCAGTTCACCTGACACATTAACATGTCAATCCATCTCACCGGCACCTCCACCTTCTCAGTAAATAAcagctaaaacaaaaatcactGGTTCtagcttttcaaatgttaaaactttatttagTACCtttcaaagttcaaggtcacaaagtgcttcacaggagTAAAACTGTTAGAAAtaataccatgaaaaacagacagCATAGTTTCAGACAGCAcgctgaatatctttgggtttcaGACAGTTGGTAAGACAAAACAACACTGTTGGATATGTCCAACTTGGGCTCTGAGTAAATGTGATGCCCATTTCTTCATTATATTCTGACTTCTTACAGACTCAGAAATGAACTTACTGAGACAATACTGGCAGATAAATTGAACATGAGAACAATTATCAGTGCAGCcctaataaataattaaacctCTTAATGACAGACATGATGACAGGTTTGTTTATAAAAATATCACATCTTTATTATAGTGGAGCTGGGACGCACATTTAGAAGTCACGACCGTGTCGACACCGACAGCTTTTATGCATTTTTGAGTTTCCCATACTGTTTATAATCTTCACAAAAAAGGTGTTCTCATTAAAAGTCTGAATCATCAGAGGAAAGCTGTGATTTGATTTAACCCATGTGTATAAAATTTGTTTCCACCATAGAAACTCTAATAATGACCCAGtccattcactcactcactgaatCATCACATAATAAAATACTTTGCTTCATAATATATGTTTCCAGGTAGGTTT
This region of Epinephelus fuscoguttatus linkage group LG1, E.fuscoguttatus.final_Chr_v1 genomic DNA includes:
- the tada3l gene encoding transcriptional adapter 3 — protein: MSELKDCPPLKYYDFKPVEHVKVCPRYTAVLGRSEDDGIGIEELDTLQLELETLLSSASRRLRALEEQRQILTDWQDKKGDKRFLKLGKDPDPAASSRHKPKKQKLDGKGGHAPGPGPGRPKSKNLQPKVQEYEFTDDPQDIPRTPKNDAPNRFWASVEPYCADITNEETRLLEELLKPPEDEAEYYKIPALGKHYSQRWAQEDLLEEQREGARANDKKKSLMGGPLSELDAKDVDSLLKKSESQHESPEDGCPFGPLTQRLLQALVEENIISPMEDSPIPDISGKDANDGAGTSPRSQGKAFSVPHTRSLEARIKEELVAQGLLDSEERPGPGGDSEDEVLAELQKRQAELKALSAHNRARKQELLRLAKEEMRKQELRQRVRVSDNEVMDGFRRIMAARQKKRTPTKKEKDQAWKALKERESILKLLDG
- the arpc4l gene encoding actin related protein 2/3 complex, subunit 4, like; this translates as MTATLRPYLNAVRATLQAALCLENFSSQVVERHNKPEVEVRSSKELLLQPVVISRNDKEKVLIEGSINSVRVSIAVKQADEIEKILCHKFMRFMMMRAENFFILRRKPVEGYDISFLITNFHTEQMYKHKLVDFVIHFMEEIDKEISEMKLSVNARARIVAEEFLKNF